In Eretmochelys imbricata isolate rEreImb1 chromosome 18, rEreImb1.hap1, whole genome shotgun sequence, one genomic interval encodes:
- the ZBTB48 gene encoding zinc finger and BTB domain-containing protein 48, with protein sequence MDGSFVQHSVRVLQELNKQREKGQYCDATLDVGGLVFKAHWSVLACCSCFFQSLYGDGASSSIILPESFAEIFELLLDFFYTGHLALTSENREKVLVAAKELCVPEAVELCQSFKPKCFDGSDLNNRCLHEKGPREDLNGHLKQPTDSDGEEAIKALSKANVASEASPSCCTRRAKLTQGPSGSPSLLRERLKRAVKTNALSNSGEVKNTQECKEIKRPPKRGGTEDRGISNEVWEMQVVQVSDDVAAEDDGEVHEETGEDYIPEKKTLRTRKKSNLAKKPLSSEPAGNAGLVEAGTPGNRKGTAVPVECPTCHKTFLSKYYLKVHNRKHTGEKPFECSKCGKCYFRKENLLEHEARNCMNRSEQVFTCSVCQEIFKRRMELRLHMVSHTGEMPYKCPSCVQQFMQKKDLQSHMIKLHGAPKPHACSACSKCFLSRTELRLHEAFKHRGEKLFVCEECGHRASSRNGLQMHIKAKHRNERPYVCEFCHHAFTQKANLNMHLRTHTGEKPFQCHLCGKTFRTQASLDKHNRTHTGERPFSCEFCDQRFTEKGPLLRHIASRHQEGRPHFCQICGKTFKAVEQLRVHVRRHKGVRKFECTECGYKFTRQAHLRRHMEIHDRVENYNPRQRKLRNLIIEDEKAVVVALQPPHELEVGPAEVIVESLSHSSLGEAIPVQRLCSNETFSMTDVIEQSLIITTTIPEDCET encoded by the exons ATGGATGGCTCCTTTGTCCAGCACAGTGTCCGTGTCCTGCAGGAGCTGAACAAGCAGCGGGAGAAGGGCCAGTACTGTGATGCTACCCTGGATGTGGGCGGGCTGGTGTTCAAAGCCCACTGGAGCGTCCTGGCTTGCTGCAGCTGCTTCTTCCAGAGTTTGTACGGAGATGGAGCCTCCAGCAGCATCATTCTCCCTGAGAGCTTTGCGGAGATCTTTGAGCTCCTGCTGGACTTCTTCTACACTGGACACCTCGCACTTACCTCAGAGAACCGGGAGAAGGTGCTTGTCGCTGCCAAGGAACTTTGTGTCCCTGAAGCTGTGGAGCTGTGTCAGAGCTTCAAGCCAAAATGCTTTGATGGCAGTGATCTAAACAACCGGTGCCTTCACGAGAAAGGTCCTAGGGAAGATCTTAATGGTCACTTAAAGCAGCCAACAGACTCGGACGGAGAAGAAGCTATCAAAGCCTTGTCTAAAGCTAATGTTGCTAGTGaagccagccccagctgctgcactAGGAGAGCCAAACTAACCCAGGGACCAAGTGGGAGCCCGTCTCTTCTTAGGGAAAGGCTTAAAAGGGCTGTTAAAACAAATGCATTGAGCAATTCAGGTGAAGTAAAGAACACCCaggaatgtaaagaaataaaaaggccACCTAAAAGAGGAGGCACTGAAGACAGAGGCATCAGCAATGAGGTG TGGGAAATGCAGGTTGTTCAAGTCTCTGATGACGtggcagcagaagatgatggAGAAGTTCATGAGGAAACAGGTGAAGATTACATTCCTGAGAAAAAGACCCTGAGGACCAGAAAGAAATCAAATTTGGCAAAAAAGCCTCTCAGTTCGGAGCCTGCAGGGAATGCTGGGCTGGTAGAGGCTGGGACTCCTGGGAACAGAAAAGGTACAGCTGTGCCGGTTGAATGCCCCACATGTCATAAAACCTTCCTCAGCAAATATTATCTAAAAGTGCACAACAG GAAACACACTGGAGAAAAGCCATTTGAATGTTCCAAATGTGGTAAATGTTATTTTAGGAAGGAGAATCTGCTGGAGCATGAAGCTAGGAACTGTATGAACCGTTCGGAGCAG GTTTTCACCTGTTCAGTCTGCCAGGAGATATTTAAGAGGCGAATGGAATTACGGCTGCACATGGTGTCACACACCGGGGAAATGCCTTATAAG TGTCCCTCCTGTGTACAACAGTTCATGCAAAAGAAGGATCTTCAAAGCCATATGATAAAGTTACATGGTGCTCCAAAACCACATGCG TGCTCTGCCTGCTCCAAATGTTTCCTGTCTCGAACGGAGTTGCGCCTTCATGAGGCATTCAAGCACCGAGGAGAGAAACTTTTTGTCTGCGAGGAGTGTGGGCACAGGGCTTCGAGTCGCAATGGCTTACAGATGCACATCAAGGCTAAACACAG AAACGAGCGTCCCTATGTGTGTGAGTTCTGCCATCACGCCTTCACCCAGAAAGCCAACCTCAACATGCACCTCCGCACACACACGGGCGAGAAGCCTTTCCAGTGCCATCTCTGTGGGAAGACTTTCAGGACACAAG CAAGTCTGGATAAGCACAACCGCACACACACTGGTGAACGCCCCTTCAGCTGTGAGTTTTGTGATCAGAGGTTCACGGAGAAAGGGCCCCTTCTGAGGCACATTGCTAGCAGGCATCAGGAAGGAAGACCACACTTCTGCCAGATCTGTGGGAAAACATTCAAAG CTGTTGAACAGTTGCGTGTCCATGTTCGCAGACACAAAGGAGTGAGGAAGTTTGAATGCACTGAATGTGGTTACAAGTTCACCCGACAG GCCCACTTGAGGCGCCACATGGAGATTCATGACAGGGTTGAAAACTACAACCCCCGGCAGAGAAAGCTGCGGAACCTGATCATTGAGGATGAAAAAGCTGTTGTGGTAGCACTCCAGCCCCCCCATGAATTAGAGGTGGGGCCTGCAGAAGTCATTGTGGAATCCCTCTCTCACAGCTCCCTGGGGGAAGCGATCCCTGTACAGAGACTATGTTCAAATGAGACCTTCTCTATGACAGATGTTATTGAACAATCTCTTATCATTACTACAACGATCCCTGAAGATTGTGAAACATAG